A genomic window from Candidatus Pelagisphaera phototrophica includes:
- a CDS encoding sulfatase family protein, with product MKVVLSVFFTILAVPVFAAKPNIILCMADDLGWGDVGFNGNETVITPELDRMAKAGMRFERFYAAAPVCSPTRGSVLTGRHPYRYGIPTANQGHLKRDEITLAEVLRDHGYATGHFGKWHLGTLAPDYSGKKGRNPEKNYMTPGMSGFDEWFSTEYSVSTWDPYDPKNAHNGITDPRVLFFHNGRNIEDGPTEGLVGDTARMVMDKALPFIEEAIKEDEPFFAVIWFHAPHLPVVGGPEFLAMYPDLDENTQHYYAVITAVDRQMGRLRNALRELGVAEDTMLWFAADNGPEGNPGKKGRSQGTAEPFRGRKRSLYEGGVRVPGLLEWPEKVVEGSETSVSAVTSDYFATVLDVLGYTLPEEKRRPYDGVSIVPLIEGNATRRLFPIGFQGHGMATLNDNRFKLVHNPGKKRLKSDNGTAPVVEWELYDLDNDPSESKNIIDEHATIAAEMRKQLEEWQESCEASNRGEDY from the coding sequence AGCTCGACCGGATGGCTAAGGCGGGAATGCGGTTCGAACGCTTCTATGCGGCCGCCCCGGTTTGCAGTCCGACGCGAGGCTCTGTGCTTACGGGGAGGCACCCCTATAGATATGGAATTCCCACAGCGAACCAGGGCCATTTGAAGCGAGATGAGATAACATTGGCGGAAGTTCTAAGAGACCATGGCTATGCCACAGGGCATTTTGGGAAATGGCATTTGGGGACCTTGGCTCCGGACTATTCTGGGAAGAAGGGAAGGAATCCGGAAAAGAACTACATGACCCCGGGTATGTCCGGATTCGACGAATGGTTCAGCACTGAGTACTCGGTTTCGACCTGGGACCCCTACGACCCTAAGAATGCTCATAACGGAATCACAGACCCAAGAGTGTTGTTTTTCCACAATGGACGAAATATTGAGGATGGTCCTACTGAAGGATTGGTGGGGGACACCGCACGAATGGTCATGGACAAGGCTTTGCCTTTTATTGAAGAGGCGATTAAGGAGGATGAGCCCTTCTTCGCGGTCATCTGGTTTCATGCGCCTCACTTGCCTGTAGTCGGCGGCCCAGAGTTCTTGGCCATGTATCCAGATTTAGATGAAAATACCCAGCACTACTATGCAGTCATCACCGCCGTGGATCGTCAGATGGGGCGTTTGCGAAATGCCCTGAGAGAATTGGGAGTCGCGGAGGATACCATGCTTTGGTTCGCTGCGGACAATGGGCCGGAAGGAAATCCCGGTAAAAAGGGCCGTTCTCAAGGAACTGCAGAACCGTTTCGGGGGCGAAAACGCTCGCTCTATGAAGGAGGGGTTCGTGTTCCTGGCCTGCTGGAGTGGCCAGAAAAAGTTGTGGAGGGTAGTGAGACATCAGTTTCTGCAGTGACGAGCGACTACTTCGCGACTGTATTGGATGTGCTTGGGTACACGCTGCCAGAAGAGAAGCGTAGACCTTATGATGGTGTGTCCATCGTTCCACTCATTGAAGGAAACGCTACCCGGCGATTGTTCCCGATTGGATTCCAAGGGCATGGAATGGCTACCCTAAATGACAATCGCTTCAAATTGGTTCACAATCCTGGAAAGAAAAGGCTTAAGAGCGATAATGGAACGGCTCCTGTAGTGGAGTGGGAGCTTTATGATTTGGACAATGATCCCAGTGAGTCGAAAAATATTATCGACGAGCACGCAACGATCGCGGCCGAAATGCGAAAGCAACTCGAGGAGTGGCAAGAATCGTGCGAAGCTAGCAATAGAGGTGAGGATTACTAG